In Felis catus isolate Fca126 chromosome C2, F.catus_Fca126_mat1.0, whole genome shotgun sequence, a single window of DNA contains:
- the DBR1 gene encoding lariat debranching enzyme → MRVAVAGCCHGELDKIYETLALAEKRGPGPIDLLLCCGDFQAVRNEADLRCMAVPPKYRHMQTFYRYYSGEKKAPVLTIFIGGNHEASNHLQELPYGGWVAPNIYYLGLAGVVKYRGVRIGGISGIFKSHDYRKGHFECPPYNPATIRSIYHVRNIEVYKLKQLKQPMDIFLSHDWPRSIYHYGDKKQLLKTKSFFRQEVENNTLGSPAASELLEHLKPTYWFSAHLHVKFAALMQHQAKDKEQTAKATKFLALDKCLPHRDFLQVIEIDHDPSASEYLEYDIEWLTVLRATDDLINVTGRLWNMPENNGLHTRWDYSATEEAMNKVLEILNHDLRVPCNFSVTAACYDPSRPQTQMQLVHRINPQTTEFCAQLGITDINVRLQKAKEEHHLCGEYEEQEDLESNDSGEDRSEYNTDTSALSSINPDEIMLDEEEEDEDSIVSTHSDMNTPSVEPSSDQASDFSASFSDVRILPGSMTVSSDDTLGSPDGREGKPGEALESEDGKDLTELPLKRLSDEHEPEQRKKIKRRNQAIYAAVDDDDAA, encoded by the exons ATGCGGGTGGCTGTGGCCGGCTGCTGCCACGGCGAGCTGGACAAGATCTATGAGACGCTGGCGCTGGCGGAGAAGCGCGGCCCCGGGCCGATAGACCTTTTGCTGTGCTGCGGCGACTTCCAGGCGGTGCGCAACGAGGCCGACCTGCGTTGCATGGCCGTGCCGCCCAAGTACCGCCACATGCAGACCTTCTACAG GTATTACTCCGGTGAAAAAAAGGCCCCAGTTCTCACAATTTTCATTGGGGGAAACCATGAAGCCTCAAATCATTTGCAAGAGTTACCCTATGGTGGCTGGGTAGCgccaaacatttattatttag GTTTGGCTGGTGTAGTAAAATACCGAGGTGTAAGGATTGGTGGAATCTCTGGTATCTTTAAATCTCATGACTATCGAAAAG GTCATTTTGAGTGCCCCCCTTATAATCCAGCTACAATAAGGAGTATATACCATGTGAGAAATATTGAAGTCTATAAATTAAAACAG cTGAAGCAACCTATGGACATATTCTTATCTCACGATTGGCCAAGAAGCATATATCATTATGGAGATAAGAAGCAACTTCTCAAGACTAAATCTTTTTTCCGACAAGAAGTGGAAAATAACACATTGGGAAGTCCTGCTGCCTCCGAGCTTCTAGAGCACTTAAAACCTACCTACTGGTTTTCCGCACACCTTCATGTGAAGTTTGCAGCCTTGATGCAGCATCAG GCCAAGGATAAAGAACAGACGGCCAAAGCAACAAAATTTTTAGCCTTGGACAAATGCTTACCACATAGAGACTTTCTtcag GTAATAGAAATAGACCATGACCCCAGTGCTTCTGAGTACTTAGAGTATGATATTGAGTGGCTCACTGTTCTAAGGGCTACTGATGATCTTATTAATGTGACGGGGCGCCTATGGAATATGCCTGAAAATAACGGCCTGCATACAAG GTGGGATTATAGTGCAACAGAAGAAGCTATGAACAAAGTATTGGAAATACTGAATCATGACCTCAGAGTTCCATGTAACTTCAGCGTAACAGCTGCTTGTTATGACCCTAGCAGGCCACAGACACAAATGCAGTTGGTGCATAGGATCAATCCTCAAACTACTGAATTTTGTGCCCAGCTTGGCATCACTGACATAAACGTCAGGCTGCAGAAGGCCAAGGAAGAACATCACTTGTGTGGTGAATATGAAGAACAGGAGGACCTGGAGAGTAATGACTCTGGTGAAGACCGTAGTGAATATAACACAGACACGTCTGCCCTGTCCTCTATTAATCCAGATGAAATAATGCTagatgaagaagaggaggatGAGGATAGTATCGTAAGTACACACAGTGACATGAACACACCGTCTGTAGAGCCTTCTTCTGATCAAGCTTCTGACTTCTCTGCAAGCTTCTCTGATGTCAGGATCTTGCCAGGTTCCATGACTGTATCTTCTGATGATACATTGGGTTCCCCAGATGGCAGAGAGGGGAAGCCTGGTGAGGCTCTGGAGTCGGAGGATGGAAAGGACTTAACCGAGTTGCCCCTGAAGAGGCTGAGTGACGAACATGAAcctgaacaaagaaagaaaattaagaggaGGAATCAAGCCATCTATGCTGCAGTGGATGATGACGATGCAGCATAA